Proteins from a single region of Clupea harengus chromosome 5, Ch_v2.0.2, whole genome shotgun sequence:
- the LOC105909843 gene encoding band 4.1-like protein 1 isoform X7 translates to MTTETGPESEVGLHDSASDGKMAKQDQDSKLHDDHRDDASERTTPGKMAKSPQKSGKRSKTAPFKVTLLDSSEYEGAIEKNARGQALLDMMCEHLNLLEKDYFGLIFSDSDSQKNWLDPSKEIKKQMRTSPWQFAFAVKFYPPDPAQLIEDITRYYLCLQLRDDILSGRLPCSFVTHALLGSYAVQAELGDYDHDEHSSDYVSDFRFAPNQTRELEERVMELHRNYSRGMTPAEAEINFLENAKKLSMYGVDLHHAKDSEGIDIMLGVCANGLLIYRDRLRINRFAWPKILKISYKRSNFYIKIRPGEYEQFESTIGFKLPNHRAAKKLWKVCIEHHTFFRLVSPEPPPKGFLVMGSKFRYSGRTQAQTRQAGALIDRPAPHFERSTSKRYLLSRSLDGEFSRPVSGLSHDQDGMSHRSVSELPRSPSGDDLDHRTELSTDQELDTEYEQDLVLDPLDQDPDSVTTPTKRKEIKEDDEATLEAQQEQELESTPRHHQEFMDKSEDFLLKHQASINELKRALKEPNSKLTTREKRLSGGSPGGTPEKKADVGCAGGMDASNVTSLEGFTQKTLVTSPEGSEEWVLIEKQDDCQPDNYQKVDSKDKPNRSSLSEASDPGLERKKESEKEITKMIHIEVTGEDGEEMQVQMDCFPSPKLPPRDESKESSKESSLKNNNNCIMAELSAKIKGESKEEESQSEAPPEADNWPRNEKSPVPAQAAEHQSHQVCREKRPLSLNLGMSTEFVYEKETDSPSGKDESEVSDEENASVGEEDDQADLHESPFRIQMKREPVAMKMNISMNDEDTSVTAPASQVQNKNRVTDECKSNITRGSLMFDESKKQGENLTKTKRGEDTTCVDSVKGAADVGGRMEIVSQKEVTKMIMIDSEDNVGHNANKLTNDWTVNISRRDRPRSYMFEEVQSDKAQKRKSTGSAHVEITRIVPLKPERSKSSSYRDEVDNSFKADEECKRLSSSFKREFIPVNELPEQSTDINRNDIWPSSFAERPSASSPVLTNPYPVGSPKSPTMMGHSVFQSWEEQFQPKERTFGDDLATRLHGTGGSRDDPFQFDQGAAGAPPFSPRAAGYNKNAPPTPPVKTKKARESGLILRNSRNPGKDPGVDGAAERRHAEPLSTPAINEEQLAEAKREPWDRRPISASDLEEQERDREHERESVFMKDALLGIERKCSSMTVSSTSSLEAEVDFTVITDLHPGTEEFSRGLSELAERGGGGEGQPEVGCDDFEETSHFYSARLMGQDKPPVEQRPLEERGHHEVDAPPVARKDPNAVSIAHSLRRAEVKEEPHSNGAEVPPTIIDISEQVKAGSLGRDSAVSPLTVTTENVTSATTTQVTKTVKGGYSETRIEKRIIITGDDDVDQDQALAMAIQEAKQQHPDMLVTKAVVVRETESSEEKHRTPEVS, encoded by the exons ATGACGACTGAGACCGGTCCGGAGTCAGAAGTGGGCTTGCATGACTCTGCTTCAGATGGCAAGATGGCCAAACAG GACCAGGACAGCAAACTTCACGACGACCATCGAGACGATGCCTCAGAGAGGACGACTCCTGGCAAGATGGCCAAATCCCCGCAGAAATCTGGCAAGCGGTCCAAGACCGCTCCCTTCAAGGTGACTCTGTTGGACAGTTCGGAGTATGAAGGTGCCATCGAA AAGAACGCTCGTGGACAGGCTCTGCTGGACATGATGTGTGAACACTTAAACCTCCTGGAGAAGGACTACTTCGGCCTTATCTTCAGTGACTCAGATAGTCAGAAG aactGGCTGGACCCCTCCAAAGAAATCAAGAAGCAGATGCGCA cCTCCCCCTGGCAGTTTGCCTTTGCGGTTAAATTCTACCCACCAGACCCTGCCCAGCTTATTGAAGACATCACCAG ATATTACCTGTGTCTGCAGCTGAGGGATGACATCCTCTCTGGCCGGCTCCCCTGCTCCTTCGTCACACACGCGCTGCTGGGCTCCTACGCGGTGCAGGCGGAGCTGGGTGACTACGACCATGACGAGCACAGCTCCGACTACGTCAGCGACTTCCGCTTCGCCCCCAACCAGACtcgagagctggaggagagggtgatggagCTGCATAGAAACTACAG CAGGGGGATGACTCCTGCAGAGGCCGAGATCAACTTCCTGGAGAACGCCAAGAAGCTGTCCATGTATGGAGTGGACCTCCACCACGCCAAG GACTCCGAGGGGATTGACATCATGCTTGGCGTGTGTGCCAACGGCCTGCTGATATACCGGGACCGGCTCCGTATCAATCGATTCGCCTGGCCAAAGATCCTCAAGATCTCCTACAAGAGGAGCAACTTTTACATAAAGATCCGACCAGGCGAG TATGAGCAGTTTGAGAGCACCATCGGCTTCAAGCTGCCCAACCACAGGGCCGCCAAGAAGCTCTGGAAGGTTTGCATAGAGCATCACACCTTCTTCAG GTTAGTGTCCCCAGAGCCGCCACCCAAAGGCTTCCTGGTCATGGGCTCAAAGTTCCGGTACAGCGGACGGACGCAAGCCCAGACGAGGCAGGCCGGCGCCCTGATCGACCGCCCCGCACCTCACTTTGAGCGCTCCACCAGCAAGAGGTACCTGCTCTCCCGGAGCCTGGATGGAG AGTTCTCCCGGCCTGTGTCTGGTCTGAGTCACGACCAGGACGGCATGTCGCATCGCAGCGTCAGCGAGCTCCCGCGCTCGCCCTCCGGAGACGACCTGGACCACAGGACCGAGCTGAGTACGGACCAGGAGCTGGACACCGAGTACGAGCAGGACCTGGTCCTGGACCCGCTGGACCAGGACCCTGACAGCGTCACCACGCCAACCAAGAGGAAGGAGATTAAG GAGGATGACGAAGCAACTCTAGAGGCTCAACAGGAG CAGGAGCTGGAGTCTACTCCACGCCACCATCAGGAG TTCATGGATAAGTCGGAAGATTTTCTCCTGAAGCACCAGGCCAGCATCAATGAGCTGAAGCGAGCTCTGAAGGAGCCTAACAGCAAGCTGACGACCCGGGAGAAGCGGCTGTCAGGGGGCTCCCCAGGAGGCACGCCCGAGAAGAAGGCT GATGTGGGGTGTGCGGGGGGCATGGATGCCAGTAACGTCACATCTCTGGAGGGCTTCACGCAGAAGACCCTGGTGACTTCTCCTGAG GGCTCTGAGGAATGGGTATTGATTGAAAAGCAGGATGATTGCCAGCCAGACAATTACCAAAAGGTGGACAGCAAGGATAAGCCTAATAGAAGTTCACTTTCTGAAGCCTCGGATCCCGgcttggagagaaagaaagagtccGAAAAAGAGATCACCAAAATGATACATATCGAAGTAACTGGGGAGGATGGTGAGGAGATGCAAGTCCAGATGGATTGTTTCCCATCCCCAAAGCTGCCGCCAAGAGACGAGAGCAAAGAGTCGAGCAAAGAGTCAAGcctgaagaacaacaacaactgcaTCATGGCGGAGTTGTCTGCCAAAATCAAAGGTGAGTCGAAGGAAGAGGAATCACAGAGCGAAGCTCCACCGGAGGCGGACAACTGGCCCAGAAATGAGAAATCCCCTGTCCCGGCTCAAGCAGCCGAGCATCAGTCACACCAGGTCTGCAGGGAGAAGAGACCTCTCAGTCTGAACTTAGGCATGTCGACCGAGTTTGTGTACGAGAAAGAGACGGATAGTCCAAGTGGCAAAGACGAGAGCGAAGTGTCCGACGAGGAAAACGCATCAGTGGGTGAGGAAGATGATCAGGCCGACCTCCACGAGAGCCCATTTAGGATACAGATGAAAAGGGAGCCTGTGGCTATGAAGATGAACATTAGTATGAATGATGAGGACACATCAGTGACTGCTCCCGCTTCACAggtccaaaacaaaaacagggtAACAGATGAATGCAAGAGCAACATTACTCGGGGAAGTCTCATGTTTGATGAGTcgaagaaacagggagagaatctgacaaaaacaaagagaggggaagacacaACTTGCGTAGATTCGGTCAAAGGAGCGGCGGATGTTGGAGGACGAATGGAGATCGTCTCGCAGAAGGAAGTCACAAAAATGATCATGATTGACAGCGAGGACAACGTAGGGCACAATGCGAACAAACTGACGAACGACTGGACGGTGAACATTTCACGGAGAGACAGGCCCAGGTCGTACATGTTTGAAGAGGTTCAGTCCGACAAAGCCCAGAAGAGGAAATCTACAGGCTCCGCTCATGTCGAAATCACACGGATCGTTCCACTGAAACCCGAGAGGTCCAAGAGTTCCTCTTACCGAGACGAGGTAGACAACAGCTTCAAAGCGGATGAAGAGTGCAAACGACTCAGCAGTAGCTTTAAAAGAGAGTTCATTCCAGTGAACGAACTACCAGAACAATCCACCGACATCAATAGGAACGACATCTGGCCTTCCAGTTTTGCAGAGAGGCCCTCTGCTTCCAGCCCCGTTCTGACCAATCCATATCCAGTAGGGTCACCTAAGTCCCCGACCATGATGGGTCACTCCGTCTTTCAGAGCTGGGAGGAGCAGTTCCAACCAAAGGAGAGAACTTTTGGGGACGACCTTGCAACAAGACTGCACGGGACGGGCGGCTCGAGGGACGACCCGTTTCAGTTTGACCAAGGTGCTGCTGGGGCCCCACCTTTCAGCCCAAGGGCCGCTGGATACAACAAGAATGCTCCTCCGACCCCCCCGGTCAAAACGAAGAAGGCCCGGGAGTCTGGGCTCATTCTCCGCAACAGCCGCAACCCCGGCAAGGACCCTGGAGTAGACGGAGCAGCCGAGAGGAGACATGCG GAGCCTCTGTCTACCCCTGCGATCAATGAAGAACAGCTAGCTGAGGCTAAG AGGGAACCCTGGGATAGGCGACCGATCTCGGCCTCCGacctggaggagcaggagcgtGACCGCGAGCATGAGCGCGAGTCGGTCTTCATGAAGGACGCGCTCCTAGGCATCGAGCGGAAGTGCTCCAGCATGACGGTCAGCTCCACGTCCAGCCTGGAGGCGGAGGTGGACTTCACCGTCATCACCGACCTCCACCCGGGCACGGAGGAGTTCTCGCGGGGCTTGAGTGAGCTGGCTGAgaggggcggaggaggagaggggcagccGGAGGTGGGCTGTGATGACTTTGAGGAAACGTCTCATTTCTACTCTGCCCGCCTGATGGGGCAGGATAAGCCCCCTGTAGAACAGCGCCCcctagaggagagaggacaccaCGAGGTAGACGCT CCTCCTGTGGCAAGGAAAGACCCTAATGCTGTGAGCATCGCCCACTCGCTGCGGAGGGCTGAGGTCAAAGAGGAGCCCCATTCCAATGGTGCAGAAGTGCCCCCCACCATCATAGACATCTCAGAACAG GTAAAAGCAGGCTCTCTAGGGAGAGACTCCGCAGTGTCCCCTCTCACTGTCACCACGGAAAATGTTACCTCAGCAACCACCACCCAAGTAACCAAG ACAGTGAAAGGGGGTTACTCAGAGACCAGGATTGAGAAAAGGATAATAATCACAGGAGATGATGACGTTGACCAAGATCAG GCACTCGCCATGGCGATCCAGGAAGCCAAGCAGCAGCACCCTGATATGCTGGTGACAAAGGCGGTGGTTGTTAGGGAAACAGAATCTTCAGAGGAGAAACACAGGACGCCGGAGGTGAGTTAA
- the LOC105909843 gene encoding band 4.1-like protein 1 isoform X5, which yields MTTETGPESEVGLHDSASDGKMAKQDQDSKLHDDHRDDASERTTPGKMAKSPQKSGKRSKTAPFKVTLLDSSEYEGAIEKNARGQALLDMMCEHLNLLEKDYFGLIFSDSDSQKNWLDPSKEIKKQMRTSPWQFAFAVKFYPPDPAQLIEDITRYYLCLQLRDDILSGRLPCSFVTHALLGSYAVQAELGDYDHDEHSSDYVSDFRFAPNQTRELEERVMELHRNYSRGMTPAEAEINFLENAKKLSMYGVDLHHAKDSEGIDIMLGVCANGLLIYRDRLRINRFAWPKILKISYKRSNFYIKIRPGEYEQFESTIGFKLPNHRAAKKLWKVCIEHHTFFRLVSPEPPPKGFLVMGSKFRYSGRTQAQTRQAGALIDRPAPHFERSTSKRYLLSRSLDGEFSRPVSGLSHDQDGMSHRSVSELPRSPSGDDLDHRTELSTDQELDTEYEQDLVLDPLDQDPDSVTTPTKRKEIKFMDKSEDFLLKHQASINELKRALKEPNSKLTTREKRLSGGSPGGTPEKKADVGCAGGMDASNVTSLEGFTQKTLVTSPEGSEEWVLIEKQDDCQPDNYQKVDSKDKPNRSSLSEASDPGLERKKESEKEITKMIHIEVTGEDGEEMQVQMDCFPSPKLPPRDESKESSKESSLKNNNNCIMAELSAKIKGESKEEESQSEAPPEADNWPRNEKSPVPAQAAEHQSHQVCREKRPLSLNLGMSTEFVYEKETDSPSGKDESEVSDEENASVGEEDDQADLHESPFRIQMKREPVAMKMNISMNDEDTSVTAPASQVQNKNRVTDECKSNITRGSLMFDESKKQGENLTKTKRGEDTTCVDSVKGAADVGGRMEIVSQKEVTKMIMIDSEDNVGHNANKLTNDWTVNISRRDRPRSYMFEEVQSDKAQKRKSTGSAHVEITRIVPLKPERSKSSSYRDEVDNSFKADEECKRLSSSFKREFIPVNELPEQSTDINRNDIWPSSFAERPSASSPVLTNPYPVGSPKSPTMMGHSVFQSWEEQFQPKERTFGDDLATRLHGTGGSRDDPFQFDQGAAGAPPFSPRAAGYNKNAPPTPPVKTKKARESGLILRNSRNPGKDPGVDGAAERRHAEPLSTPAINEEQLAEAKREPWDRRPISASDLEEQERDREHERESVFMKDALLGIERKCSSMTVSSTSSLEAEVDFTVITDLHPGTEEFSRGLSELAERGGGGEGQPEVGCDDFEETSHFYSARLMGQDKPPVEQRPLEERGHHEVDAPPVARKDPNAVSIAHSLRRAEVKEEPHSNGAEVPPTIIDISEQQTQGEVNCMETKFSSTDDTQPQEGDMSQEDHGDKEAPPPSRENGSPVKAGSLGRDSAVSPLTVTTENVTSATTTQVTKTVKGGYSETRIEKRIIITGDDDVDQDQALAMAIQEAKQQHPDMLVTKAVVVRETESSEEKHRTPEVS from the exons ATGACGACTGAGACCGGTCCGGAGTCAGAAGTGGGCTTGCATGACTCTGCTTCAGATGGCAAGATGGCCAAACAG GACCAGGACAGCAAACTTCACGACGACCATCGAGACGATGCCTCAGAGAGGACGACTCCTGGCAAGATGGCCAAATCCCCGCAGAAATCTGGCAAGCGGTCCAAGACCGCTCCCTTCAAGGTGACTCTGTTGGACAGTTCGGAGTATGAAGGTGCCATCGAA AAGAACGCTCGTGGACAGGCTCTGCTGGACATGATGTGTGAACACTTAAACCTCCTGGAGAAGGACTACTTCGGCCTTATCTTCAGTGACTCAGATAGTCAGAAG aactGGCTGGACCCCTCCAAAGAAATCAAGAAGCAGATGCGCA cCTCCCCCTGGCAGTTTGCCTTTGCGGTTAAATTCTACCCACCAGACCCTGCCCAGCTTATTGAAGACATCACCAG ATATTACCTGTGTCTGCAGCTGAGGGATGACATCCTCTCTGGCCGGCTCCCCTGCTCCTTCGTCACACACGCGCTGCTGGGCTCCTACGCGGTGCAGGCGGAGCTGGGTGACTACGACCATGACGAGCACAGCTCCGACTACGTCAGCGACTTCCGCTTCGCCCCCAACCAGACtcgagagctggaggagagggtgatggagCTGCATAGAAACTACAG CAGGGGGATGACTCCTGCAGAGGCCGAGATCAACTTCCTGGAGAACGCCAAGAAGCTGTCCATGTATGGAGTGGACCTCCACCACGCCAAG GACTCCGAGGGGATTGACATCATGCTTGGCGTGTGTGCCAACGGCCTGCTGATATACCGGGACCGGCTCCGTATCAATCGATTCGCCTGGCCAAAGATCCTCAAGATCTCCTACAAGAGGAGCAACTTTTACATAAAGATCCGACCAGGCGAG TATGAGCAGTTTGAGAGCACCATCGGCTTCAAGCTGCCCAACCACAGGGCCGCCAAGAAGCTCTGGAAGGTTTGCATAGAGCATCACACCTTCTTCAG GTTAGTGTCCCCAGAGCCGCCACCCAAAGGCTTCCTGGTCATGGGCTCAAAGTTCCGGTACAGCGGACGGACGCAAGCCCAGACGAGGCAGGCCGGCGCCCTGATCGACCGCCCCGCACCTCACTTTGAGCGCTCCACCAGCAAGAGGTACCTGCTCTCCCGGAGCCTGGATGGAG AGTTCTCCCGGCCTGTGTCTGGTCTGAGTCACGACCAGGACGGCATGTCGCATCGCAGCGTCAGCGAGCTCCCGCGCTCGCCCTCCGGAGACGACCTGGACCACAGGACCGAGCTGAGTACGGACCAGGAGCTGGACACCGAGTACGAGCAGGACCTGGTCCTGGACCCGCTGGACCAGGACCCTGACAGCGTCACCACGCCAACCAAGAGGAAGGAGATTAAG TTCATGGATAAGTCGGAAGATTTTCTCCTGAAGCACCAGGCCAGCATCAATGAGCTGAAGCGAGCTCTGAAGGAGCCTAACAGCAAGCTGACGACCCGGGAGAAGCGGCTGTCAGGGGGCTCCCCAGGAGGCACGCCCGAGAAGAAGGCT GATGTGGGGTGTGCGGGGGGCATGGATGCCAGTAACGTCACATCTCTGGAGGGCTTCACGCAGAAGACCCTGGTGACTTCTCCTGAG GGCTCTGAGGAATGGGTATTGATTGAAAAGCAGGATGATTGCCAGCCAGACAATTACCAAAAGGTGGACAGCAAGGATAAGCCTAATAGAAGTTCACTTTCTGAAGCCTCGGATCCCGgcttggagagaaagaaagagtccGAAAAAGAGATCACCAAAATGATACATATCGAAGTAACTGGGGAGGATGGTGAGGAGATGCAAGTCCAGATGGATTGTTTCCCATCCCCAAAGCTGCCGCCAAGAGACGAGAGCAAAGAGTCGAGCAAAGAGTCAAGcctgaagaacaacaacaactgcaTCATGGCGGAGTTGTCTGCCAAAATCAAAGGTGAGTCGAAGGAAGAGGAATCACAGAGCGAAGCTCCACCGGAGGCGGACAACTGGCCCAGAAATGAGAAATCCCCTGTCCCGGCTCAAGCAGCCGAGCATCAGTCACACCAGGTCTGCAGGGAGAAGAGACCTCTCAGTCTGAACTTAGGCATGTCGACCGAGTTTGTGTACGAGAAAGAGACGGATAGTCCAAGTGGCAAAGACGAGAGCGAAGTGTCCGACGAGGAAAACGCATCAGTGGGTGAGGAAGATGATCAGGCCGACCTCCACGAGAGCCCATTTAGGATACAGATGAAAAGGGAGCCTGTGGCTATGAAGATGAACATTAGTATGAATGATGAGGACACATCAGTGACTGCTCCCGCTTCACAggtccaaaacaaaaacagggtAACAGATGAATGCAAGAGCAACATTACTCGGGGAAGTCTCATGTTTGATGAGTcgaagaaacagggagagaatctgacaaaaacaaagagaggggaagacacaACTTGCGTAGATTCGGTCAAAGGAGCGGCGGATGTTGGAGGACGAATGGAGATCGTCTCGCAGAAGGAAGTCACAAAAATGATCATGATTGACAGCGAGGACAACGTAGGGCACAATGCGAACAAACTGACGAACGACTGGACGGTGAACATTTCACGGAGAGACAGGCCCAGGTCGTACATGTTTGAAGAGGTTCAGTCCGACAAAGCCCAGAAGAGGAAATCTACAGGCTCCGCTCATGTCGAAATCACACGGATCGTTCCACTGAAACCCGAGAGGTCCAAGAGTTCCTCTTACCGAGACGAGGTAGACAACAGCTTCAAAGCGGATGAAGAGTGCAAACGACTCAGCAGTAGCTTTAAAAGAGAGTTCATTCCAGTGAACGAACTACCAGAACAATCCACCGACATCAATAGGAACGACATCTGGCCTTCCAGTTTTGCAGAGAGGCCCTCTGCTTCCAGCCCCGTTCTGACCAATCCATATCCAGTAGGGTCACCTAAGTCCCCGACCATGATGGGTCACTCCGTCTTTCAGAGCTGGGAGGAGCAGTTCCAACCAAAGGAGAGAACTTTTGGGGACGACCTTGCAACAAGACTGCACGGGACGGGCGGCTCGAGGGACGACCCGTTTCAGTTTGACCAAGGTGCTGCTGGGGCCCCACCTTTCAGCCCAAGGGCCGCTGGATACAACAAGAATGCTCCTCCGACCCCCCCGGTCAAAACGAAGAAGGCCCGGGAGTCTGGGCTCATTCTCCGCAACAGCCGCAACCCCGGCAAGGACCCTGGAGTAGACGGAGCAGCCGAGAGGAGACATGCG GAGCCTCTGTCTACCCCTGCGATCAATGAAGAACAGCTAGCTGAGGCTAAG AGGGAACCCTGGGATAGGCGACCGATCTCGGCCTCCGacctggaggagcaggagcgtGACCGCGAGCATGAGCGCGAGTCGGTCTTCATGAAGGACGCGCTCCTAGGCATCGAGCGGAAGTGCTCCAGCATGACGGTCAGCTCCACGTCCAGCCTGGAGGCGGAGGTGGACTTCACCGTCATCACCGACCTCCACCCGGGCACGGAGGAGTTCTCGCGGGGCTTGAGTGAGCTGGCTGAgaggggcggaggaggagaggggcagccGGAGGTGGGCTGTGATGACTTTGAGGAAACGTCTCATTTCTACTCTGCCCGCCTGATGGGGCAGGATAAGCCCCCTGTAGAACAGCGCCCcctagaggagagaggacaccaCGAGGTAGACGCT CCTCCTGTGGCAAGGAAAGACCCTAATGCTGTGAGCATCGCCCACTCGCTGCGGAGGGCTGAGGTCAAAGAGGAGCCCCATTCCAATGGTGCAGAAGTGCCCCCCACCATCATAGACATCTCAGAACAG CAAACACAAGGTGAAGTCAACTGCATGGAGACAAAGTTCTCCAGCACTGACGACACTCAACCACAAGAGGGCGACATG AGCCAGGAGGATCACGGAGACAAGGAGGCTCCTCCACCTAGCAGAGAGAATGGGTCTCCA GTAAAAGCAGGCTCTCTAGGGAGAGACTCCGCAGTGTCCCCTCTCACTGTCACCACGGAAAATGTTACCTCAGCAACCACCACCCAAGTAACCAAG ACAGTGAAAGGGGGTTACTCAGAGACCAGGATTGAGAAAAGGATAATAATCACAGGAGATGATGACGTTGACCAAGATCAG GCACTCGCCATGGCGATCCAGGAAGCCAAGCAGCAGCACCCTGATATGCTGGTGACAAAGGCGGTGGTTGTTAGGGAAACAGAATCTTCAGAGGAGAAACACAGGACGCCGGAGGTGAGTTAA